A part of Ammospiza nelsoni isolate bAmmNel1 chromosome 9, bAmmNel1.pri, whole genome shotgun sequence genomic DNA contains:
- the CCN1 gene encoding CCN family member 1, translated as MGSAGTRPALAAALLCLARLALGSPCPAVCQCPAAPPQCAPGVGLVPDGCGCCKVCAKQLNEDCSRSQPCDHTKGLECNFGASPAALKGICRAQSEGRPCEYNSKIYQNGESFQPNCKHQCTCIDGAVGCIPLCPQELSLPNLGCSSPRLVKVPGQCCEEWVCDESKDALEELEGFFSEEFGPDDSEGELTRNNELIAIVKGGLKMLPVFGSEPQSRTFENPKCIVQTTSWSQCSKTCGTGISTRVTNDNPDCKLIKETRICEVRPCGQPSYASLKKGKKCTKTRKSPSPVKFTYAGCSSVKKYRPKYCGSCVDGRCCTPQQTRTVKVRFRCDDGETFTKSVMMIQSCRCSYNCPHASEAYPYYRLVNDIHKFRD; from the exons ATGGGCTCCGCGGGCACCCGGCCCGCTCTGGCGGCCGCTCTCCTCTGCCTGGCTCGCCTG GCTCTGGGCTCGCCCTGCCCCGCCGTGTGCCAGTGCCCGGCGGCCCCGCCGCAGTGCGCCCCGGGCGTGGGGCTGGTGCCGGACGGCTGCGGCTGCTGCAAGGTCTGCGCCAAGCAACTGAACGAGGACTGCAGCCGATCGCAGCCCTGCGACCACACCAAGGGGCTGGAGTGCAACTTCGGGGCCAGCCCCGCCGCCCTGAAGGGCATCTGCAGAG cacagtccGAGGGAAGACCGTGTGAATATAACTCCAAAATCTACCAGAACGGCGAGAGCTTCCAGCCGAACTGTAAACACCAGTGTACGTGCATAGATGGAGCTGTGGGCTGCATCCCGCTCTGCCCGCAGGAGCTCTCTCTTCCcaacctgggctgctccagccccaggctggtCAAAGTCCCCGGGCAGTGCTGCGAGGAGTGGGTCTGTGATGAAAGCAAGGATGcactggaggagctggaaggcTTTTTCAGCGAAGAGTTTGGTCCGGATGATTCCGAAGGCGAATTAACCAGGAACAATGAGCTAATTGCCATTGTGAAGGGAGGCCTGAAAATGCTGCCCG tttttggATCCGAGCCACAAAGCCGAACTTTTGAGAATCCCAAATGCATCGTGCAAACAACCTCTTGGTCCCAGTGCTCAAAGACGTGTGGAACTGGCATCTCCACCAGGGTGACAAACGACAATCCTGACTGCAAGCTCATCAAAGAGACCAGGATATGTGAAGTGAGGCCATGTGGCCAGCCCAGCTATGCCTCCCTAAAG AAGGGAAAGAAGTGTACCAAGACAAGGAAGTCCCCCTCCCCAGTGAAGTTTACTTACGCTGGCTGCTCCAGTGTGAAGAAGTACCGGCCCAAGTACTGCGGCTCCTGCGTGGATGGCAGGTGCTGCACACCCCAGCAGACCAGGACTGTCAAGGTCAGGTTCCGCTGCGATGACGGGGAAACCTTCACCAAGAGTGTCATGATGATCCAGTCCTGCCGCTGCAGCTACAACTGCCCCCATGCCAGCGAAGCCTATCCCTACTACAGACTAGTCAACGACATTCATAAATTCAGGGACTAA